One window of the Natronomonas marina genome contains the following:
- a CDS encoding IS5 family transposase, with protein MNITTRFTEEMVSLAKSYCDDPDEAAAPEGGGSFAEYAMISLHGLRIFLDETYEMIIDRLEVMPPILEVVGLEADDLPDPSTLNKWLDKIVMQVWRVLLRHSAQLHDPSPHVAVDATYYERSPASKHYCDRTDYRVQTVEATKLVDTETQAILDVHCTTTREGSDAEVCAQLARRYAGELQTLAADKGYDSQPLRETLRDMGIRPLVKHRVFAPYDHAHNARIEDDLYNQRSMTETVNSSVKRSYGSAVRAREWYREFREIVLMCLVYNIKQYVTR; from the coding sequence ATGAACATCACCACCCGCTTCACCGAGGAAATGGTGTCGCTGGCCAAAAGTTATTGCGACGATCCCGACGAAGCTGCCGCCCCGGAAGGCGGCGGCAGCTTCGCGGAATACGCGATGATTTCCCTCCATGGGCTGCGGATTTTCCTCGACGAAACCTACGAGATGATCATCGACCGATTAGAGGTGATGCCGCCAATTCTGGAGGTCGTCGGCCTTGAGGCCGACGATCTCCCGGACCCATCGACGTTGAATAAGTGGCTTGATAAGATCGTGATGCAGGTTTGGCGAGTGCTGCTGCGCCACTCGGCGCAGCTGCACGACCCGTCGCCACACGTCGCCGTTGACGCAACCTACTACGAGCGGTCACCGGCGAGCAAACACTACTGCGACCGTACTGATTACCGCGTCCAGACGGTCGAAGCGACGAAACTCGTCGATACAGAGACGCAAGCGATCTTAGACGTGCATTGCACGACCACACGAGAAGGAAGTGACGCAGAGGTCTGTGCGCAACTCGCCCGCCGATACGCGGGCGAGTTGCAGACCCTTGCCGCGGACAAAGGCTACGACAGCCAGCCATTGCGTGAGACCCTCCGAGACATGGGAATACGCCCGCTCGTGAAACATCGCGTCTTCGCACCCTACGACCACGCGCACAACGCACGAATCGAGGATGATCTCTACAATCAGCGCTCAATGACAGAGACAGTGAACTCCTCGGTCAAGCGCTCGTACGGCTCCGCCGTCCGAGCGCGTGAATGGTACCGTGAGTTCCGTGAGATCGTCCTGATGTGTCTCGTCTACAACATCAAACAGTACGTGACCCGCTGA